Proteins encoded within one genomic window of Cryptococcus neoformans var. grubii H99 chromosome 4, complete sequence:
- a CDS encoding uroporphyrinogen-III C-methyltransferase, whose protein sequence is MSSLASPPSLWISFWMFLTTLIVSWDAGYCFMRPRSLPGGDLSWIWKPYNDFPYGEIDYLYGWKAFNEKDGFTAAQALLNVVEILLAIGYLYLRHISPRNKPFQKYHAVAPLVGFAGAIMTASKTILYFLQEYFCGWCNVGHNDRWTFWMVWVIPNGTWIILPAIVSVILGRYIAAALERDAIYSPVSISLPRTESPAEKSASTRTEEPSQLPAALPLTFHPRALSILIVGSNRLAASRALTFLEADAKVFLLTSSEEVAKEIKELEEGGRVSLLQSTASDSAAWSELLAKYDISLACVTDTLISTPSRRSLASATIIYQTCSSLHIPVNISDQPLLSTYTFPSVHRFAGADGPSHLQVAVSTNGQGCRMSGRIKREIVSRLPADVGKAVDNVGKLRTRAKVRAKISEEDDGPLNMPVPQLSTPSISRRNSEEVIQQLSEEEQQLRRMRWVYQMSEYYSFEHLAKISNEEMDKALEIWGQRDEGYLPHHDGKTANASEKKGRILLIGSGPGHPGLLTMAAHTALRTATLILSDKLVPAEILALIPNSTKLHIAKKFPGNAEGAQNEMMELALEGAQRGETVVRLKQGDPFVYGRGGEEVLYFRQHGFESTVIPGISSALAAPLMMGIPVTQRGVAESLVLCTGVGRQGKAVQLPGYVKSRTLVMLMGVARISQIIEVLTSSTAAGRDGAAYPPHLPIAVIERASSPDQRVILSTLEKIQPALKQVDERPPGMMLVGWAALALEGKGRVDVLDRSEDDEAEMVESWLAEGQDGELKGWKVREGLNDEWRGILNGTI, encoded by the exons ATGAGCTCCTTAGCCTCCCCTCCATCCCTCTGGATATCATTCTGGATGTTTCTCACGACTCTTATCGTCTCATGGG ATGCCGGGTACTGTTTCATGAGACCACGAAGCTTGCCTGGCGGCGATCTCTCTTGGATATGGAAGCCTTACAA CGATTTTCCTTATGGCGAA ATCGACTATCTCTATGGGTGGAAAGCTTTCAACGAAAAAGATGGATTTACAGCTGCCCAGG CTCTTCTTAACGTCGTTGAAATCCTCCTCGCCATCGGTTACCTCTATCTCCGACACATTTCCCCTCGAAACAAGCCCTTTCAAAAGTACCATGCCGTAGCGCCATTAGTCGGGTTTGCTGGAGCTATTATGACTGCTTCGAAGACAATTTTATACTTCCTTCAGG AATACTTCTGTGGCTGGTGCAATGTTGGTCACAACGACAGGTGGACATTTTGGATGGTTTGGGTTATTCCCAACGGGACATGGATCATTCTTCCTGCAATCGTATCTGTCATTCTCGGCCGATAcattgctgctgctctcGAACGTGATGCCATCTACTCTCCAGTCTCCATCTCCCTGCCGCGCACCGAATCTCCCGCGGAGAAGTCAGCTTCCACTCGTACCGAAGAACCTTCCCAACTTCctgctgctcttcctctcactTTTCATCCTCGCGCCTTGTCCATCCTTATTGTTGGTTCCAATCGCCTCGCCGCTAGTCGAGCGCTTACTTTCCTCGAAGCCGACGCCAAggtcttcctcctcacGTCGTCTGAAGAGGTGGCTAAAGAGATcaaggagcttgaagaggGTGGTCGGGtttctctcctccagaGCACAGCCTCAGATTCTGCCGCCTGGTCAGAACTTCTTGCAAAATATGACATCTCCCTGGCATGCGTTACCGATACACTCATCTCCACTCCTTCTCGACGCTCTCTCGCTTCTGCGACAATCATTTACCAAACCTGCTCATCCCTTCACATCCCTGTCAACATCTCCGAccaacctcttctctccactTACACTTTTCCCTCTGTACACCGTTTCGCCGGTGCCGATGGCCCTTCGCACTTGCAAGTGGCAGTATCTACTAACGGTCAAGGATGTCGAATGAGCGGAAGGATAAAGCGAGAGATTGTCAGCAGACTGCCTGCAGACGTAGGCAAAGCAGTTGATAACGTTGGAAAACTCCGTACAAGGGCCAAAGTTCGAGCCAAGATctctgaagaagacgacggaCCTCTCAATATGCCCGTACCACAACTCTCTACCCCATCCATTTCTCGCCGTAATTCTGAAGAAGTCATACAGCAGTTGagcgaagaggagcaacaattgagaaggatgagatgggtgTACCAGATGTCAGAGTACTACAGCTTTGAACATCTTGCGAAAATTTCAAACGAAGAGATGGACAAGGCTTTGGAAATTTGGGGTCAGCGAGACGAAGGCTACCTTCCTCACCACGACGGAAAGACAGCCAATGCTtcagagaagaaaggcCGTATCCTCCTTATCGGTTCCGGCCCCGGTCACCCTGGTCTACTGACCATGGCCGCCCACACCGCGCTCCGTACTGccaccctcatcctctccgaCAAACTCGTCCCCGCTGAAATCCTCGCACTTATCCCGAACTCTACGAAACTCCACATCGCAAAGAAATTCCCCGGTAATGCCGAAGGCGCCCAGAATGAAATGATGGAACTTGCCCTCGAAGGTGCACAAAGGGGTGAGACTGTGGTCAGGCTGAAGCAGGGTGATCCATTCGTATATGGGCGTGGTGGTGAAGAAGTACTCTACTTCCGACAACACGGGTTTGAATCGACTGTTATCCCTGGTATCTCCTCCGCTCTTGCCGCGCCGCTCATGATGGGAATCCCCGTCACTCAACGAGGCGTTGCGGAGTCTCTTGTCCTCTGTACCGGTGTGGGCAGGCAAGGGAAAGCCGTTCAGTTACCAGGCTACGTCAAATCCAGAACCCTCGTCATGCTCATGGGTGTCGCACGTATTTCTCAAATCATTGAAGTGCTCACGTCCTCTACTGCTGCTGGACGTGATGGCGCTGCTTACCCGCCCCACTTGCCGATTGCCGTTATTGAACGCGCCTCCTCCCCTGATCAACGAGTAATTCTCTCAACGCTTGAGAAGATTCAGCCGGCGTTGAAGCAGGTGGATGAAAGACCGCCAGGGATGATGCTTGTGGGCTGGGCAGCGTTAGCTTTagaaggaaaggggagAGTGGACGTACTTGACAGatcggaagatgatgaggctgagatggtggagagcTGGCTAGCAGAGGGACAGGATGGTGAGCTaaagggatggaaggttAGGGAGGGTTTGAACGACGAGTGGAGAGGAATTTTGAATGGGACCATATAG
- a CDS encoding CBS domain-containing protein — translation MAEDNHNEPPPPNIPTLTFPQSATINTAFARSVTTDSEIEPADEEEGDHRPFTPPTSITDQRQTLFSQDASHFNVEHHVNRVCRSFAPLALFPVIALAFIPAASATDLDPYTSCPTLPQKSTPILAATGYVFNHVARFIGLDDSFVGQHAANVKRNLDNTSIIEACMVPVLVLLSGMFAGLTLGYFSVDQTQLQVLAISGTPKHQEYARLIMPVRKNSHLLLTTLILGNMIVNEALPVVMDGLLSGVVSVVVSTAMVVIFAEIIPQSICSRYGLLIGARMAWPVRIMIWIAYPIAWPIAKLLEWVLGAHHGIIYRRGELRELIKMHAAGGEGGGDLDFDTVQITQGALDLARKTVKDSMTAIEQVFMLPIEAKLDYETLGHVVRSGHSRIPVYQMVEVPDIDLSTPTLSPTKTKMVKKVLGSLLVKSCVLLDPEDATPLASIPINAIPSIPFDEPLTNMLNVFQEGRSHMAIVSRRVRRVGPVDPEDAQSAMTAAAGGLRQRLFRKVAGISGNRSFSDGDSSASGEEDLEKGEGGKKKKRRSKKAEKRDRTGSCSSDSRTAVRPISNDGHGLTEADEIKRMAKEEQEAKMMQQRGKDSKKGSLVQAAKLTQLEQSVPADAQLSNDAVENFFDGLEGAPLGIITLEDVLEELIGEEIYDEYDEHGVPRSAASAFVPLEAMLAARKAALARQELPIAQSTPLPPVSDADVEQVVAAPITGAGRRVMAKIQIPKFSLKRPVSQPGRPRTERLPVNETPAATPPAGPPGYTNQLDEKSTDSAQVITVPGELDEPPLACAQSDNRLANHHLSTSLDSGASATPSPQPQHSLSVPAPASAVPTRLLPAGATASTPTALSASHQPTLLNEAIFIERERRRMAASHQGQVRSQSSGPTISSSRQPTPPISVYGFGIQAAGVNGDRVEGQGIVSPRPVTAQQKKIPKFKSVPTPVATPSSGFDPSAESKSSSRGEKE, via the exons ATGGCCGAAGATAATCATAACGAACCTCCGCCGCCCAATATACCGACGCTTACTTTCCCACAATCAGCAACAATAAACACAGCTTTTGCGCGCTCCGTCACTACCGATAGTGAGATCGAGCCTgctgacgaagaagaaggagatcATAGACCCTTCACCCCACCTACTTCCATTACTGATCAGCGTCAAACGCTCTTCTCTCAAGATGCAAGCCACTTTAATGTTGAGCATCACGTCAATCGAGTTTGTCGGAGTTTTGCGCCACTCGCGCTCTTCCCCGTTATCGCGCTCGCATTCATTCCTGCTGCATCTGCTACCGACCTAGATCCTTACACTTCATGTCCCACCCTTCCTCAAAAGAGTACTCCTATTCTCGCTGCCACCGGCTATGTCTTCAACCATGTTGCAAGATTTATTGGCCTTGACGACAGTTTCGTCGGCCAGCACGCCGCAAATGTCAAGAGGAATCTCGACAACACGAGTATAATCGAAGCTTGTATGGTACCTGTGCTCGTATTGTTGAGTGGTATGTTTGCGGGATTGACGCTTGG TTACTTTTCTGTGGATCAGACTCAGTTGCAAGTGCTTGCTATTTCAGGAACACCTAAGCACCAAGAGTATGCTAGGCTTATCATGCCAGTTCG AAAAAATTCACACTTGCTTCTTACCACGCTAATTCTCGGTAACATGATTGTTAACGAGGCGCTGCCTGTCGTCATGGACGGTCTTTTAAGCGGTGTCGTATCTGTCGTCGTCAGTACCGCAATGGTTGTCAT TTTCGCGGAGATTATCCCTCAATCAATCTGTTCCCGGTATGGTCTCCTCATTGGTGCTCGTATGGCCTGGCCAGTCCGTATCATGATTTGGATTGCTTATCCCATTGCATGGCCAATCGCCAAACTCCTGGAATGGGTCCTTGGCGCGCACCACGGTATCATCTACCGTCGAGGCGAACTTCGCGAACTCATCAAGATGCACGCCGCCGGCGGTGAAGGTGGCGGTGACTTGGATTTTGATACTGTACAGATCACTCAAGGCGCTTTGGACCTTGCTCGAAAGACAGTCAAGGATTCCATGACTGCCATTGAGCAAGTGTTTATGCTTCCTATCGAGGCAAAACTCGATTATGAGACATTGGGGCATGTTGTGAGGTCTGGCCACTCGCGTATCCCGGTCTACCAGATGGTCGAAGTTCCTGATATTGATCTTTCGACTCCTACTCTTAGTCCCACTAAGACAAAGATGGTTAAGAAGGTTTTGGGTAGTTTGCTTGTCAAGAGCTGTGTTCTGCTGGATCCTGAAG ATGCTACTCCTCTTGCTTCTATCCCCATCAACGCCATCCCTTCTATTCCATTCGATGAGCCCTTAACCAATATGCTCAACGTCTTCCAGGAAGGTCGCTCGCATATGGCCATTGTCTCTCGTCGTGTCCGCCGTGTGGGACCTGTCGATCCCGAAGATGCTCAGTCTGCTATGACAGCTGCCGCTGGTGGCCTTCGCCAACGACTCTTCCGAAAGGTCGCTGGAATCTCTGGTAATCGATCGTTTTCCGATGGCGactcttctgcttctggagaagaagacctTGAGAAGggcgaaggagggaagaaaaagaagcgAAGGAGTAAGAAGGCTGAGAAACGAGATCGGACTGGTAGTTGTAGTTCCGACAGTCGCACTGCCGTTAGACCCATTTCTAATGACGGTCATGGTCTAACGGAAGCCGATGAAATTAAGCGTATggcaaaggaagagcaagaagcgaagatgatgcAACAGCGGGGGAAAGACAGCAAAAAGGGATCACTCGTTCAAGCCGCCAAGTTGACTCAGCTCGAGCAAAGTGTCCCTGCTGATGCTCAATTGTCTAACGACGCTGTGGAAAACTTCTTCGATGGTTTAGAAGGCGCACCATTGGGTATCATCACGCTTGAGGATGTATTGGAAGAGCttattggagaagagatttATGACGA GTACGACGAACACGGAGTGCCTCGTTCAGCAGCATCCGCCTTTGTCCCTCTTGAAGCTATGCTTGCTGCTCGAAAAGCTGCCCTCGCTCGTCAAGAACTCCCTATTGCCCAATCTACCCCACTTCCTCCAGTCAGTGATGCGGATGTTGAGCAAGTTGTTGCCGCACCTATCACTGGTGCCGGTCGACGAGTCATGGCGAAGATTCAGATTCCCAAGTTTTCGTTGAAGAGACCCGTTTCTCAACCTGGGAGGCCTAGAACTGAGCGATTGCCTGTTAATGAGACGCCTGCCGCCACTCCCCCAGCTGGTCCACCTGGTTATACCAATCAGCTCGACGAGAAATCCACAGACAGCGCTCAAGTTATCACGGTCCCTGGTGAATTAGATGAACCGCCCTTAGCCTGTGCGCAATCAGATAACCGGCTTGCTAACCACCATCTCTCGACTTCACTTGACTCTGGTGCATCCGCCACTCCTTCACCTCAGCCCCAGCATAGTTTATCAGTTCCAGCTCCTGCATCTGCTGTACCCACTCGCCTCCTTCCTGCTGGAGCGACTGCTTCAACCCCAACTGCCTTATCGGCATCACATCAACCGACCTTGTTGAACGAAGCAATCTTCATTGAGCGTGAGCGAAGGCGTATGGCCGCTTCCCACCAGGGTCAGGTACGAAGTCAAAGTTCTGGTCCTACCATATCTTCTTCTAGGCAACCTACCCCTCCGATTTCTGTTTATGGTTTCGGTATTCAAGCGGCAGGAGTGAATGGAGATAGAGTTGAAGGACAAGGGATTGTATCGCCCCGGCCGGTAACAGcgcagcagaagaagatccCCAAATTCAAGAGTGTACCCACGCCTGTTGCTACGCCCTCTTCTGGCTTCGATCCATCAGCTGAAAGCAAGAGTAGCAGTCggggagaaaaggaataA